From Etheostoma cragini isolate CJK2018 chromosome 17, CSU_Ecrag_1.0, whole genome shotgun sequence, one genomic window encodes:
- the LOC117960716 gene encoding uncharacterized protein LOC117960716 — protein MASANAEKQRPCRRPWRKSNQSLPGRLFCCSCWRGEERDTQQEQEKKMNAGPQHSYLDQVESREREAIQITVEDLGIVNTSFTLFEEVPVTSMNSMVRSASSVSACRRALKKQRLKPLSSLAIESHSQPAITSTSGDYDEEDEADPLLLESGTDKKQTCDSLLTPPVINLIPPTPSNVVDDDQFFDRNSEESVAHTSGSDGTFAASDQESYEEKMESVETEESTEEFTLAENKVSADYTAEPKEDPSDECGEEREATTVKEGDEEKTKPRFLRCAYQVVPLPKYPQKRNFNTGINLLSFTEHNLDELSNRDVSCSNMLKAELCRLPHAVNMETFTHQRRPVTRSYSFGDTPTRSATFHALTQNTEHQEKEGSPRRRRITVASYMPSIPSKDQNGNFPEKDVDRQVAKCLRELNTDEVCQWFTSIGLQKCLPFIREVKLCGADIALVDVKTLDILHIATLEDRELLLSAIYNELHPPSNVTQRLNSLLESLGPNNVETFTATLASMSKSKSSPHVSCLRMNRRSLNLRNNSQNYKVQRNSQLIEITINESERIVHLRTPKETTVGKIMESCIKMLGMTEDKSLFILKENQGSSEELPPDQQIGNLLTLTSENRQLELHLSKREKSSGIDSHKNPELNSSNENSNVNKNVEVNQLAKEERIKELNQQVDSLQNVILQVQELHHGLVAFCSEIKNMDGDLDVDRLGSAELMQRLELVKSQLHEKRQSLQTLRDNINNSMAHKKKQLDVRLLEKMKLNCHVFKEEISMVHLNRQAAHLQNALQESYVKEKARKKGLDIGSLSQLVSQQSPAMLLVVQENHNSDGHYGFTCRYREDSGLVVVKADNSHLCVDDR, from the exons ATGGCAAGTGCAAATGCAGAGAAACAGCGGCCTTGTAGGCGCCCATGGAGGAAGAGCAATCAAAGTCTTCCAGGCAGGCTGTTCTGCTGCTCATGTTGGCGAGGTGAGGAGAGGGATACTCAGCAGGAGCAGGAAAAGAAGATGAACGCAGGCCCTCAGCATTCATACTTGGATCAAGTGGAATCAAGGGAGAGGGAGGCTATCCAGATTACAGTAGAGGATCTGGGAATAGTTAACACCAGCTTCACCCTGTTCGAGGAGGTCCCCGTCACCTCGATGAACAGCATGGTCCGCTCAGCCAGCTCTGTGTCAGCCTGCCGGAGGGCTCTGAAAAAGCAACGCCTGAAGCCTCTGTCTTCACTTGCTATAGAGTCCCATTCCCAACCGGCCATCACTTCTACCAGTGGAGACTATGATGAAGAAGACGAGGCAGACCCGTTGCTGTTGGAGAGTGGCAcggataaaaaacaaacttgtgaTAGCCTCCTGACACCACCTGTTATTAATCTGATCCCTCCCACTCCCTCCAACGTTGTTGACGACGATCAGTTCTTTGACAGGAATTCAGAAGAAAGTGTGGCACATACATCTGGCAGTGATGGAACCTTTGCTGCTAGTGACCAGGAGAGTTATGAGGAAAAGATGGAGAGTGTGGAGACAGAGGAGTCAACAGAGGAATTCACACTGGCTGAGAATAAGGTCAGTGCTGATTATACAGCTGAGCCTAAAGAGGACCCAAGTGATGAGtgtggagaagaaagagaggctACAACAGTCAAAGAGGGGgatgaagagaaaacaaagccCAGGTTCTTACGTTGCGCCTACCAGGTGGTTCCTCTCCCTAAGTACCCCCAGAAAA GAAACTTCAACACTGGAATAAATCTTTTGTCATTTACTGAGCACAACTTGG ATGAACTGAGCAACAGAGATGTGAGCTGCTCCAACATGCTGAAAGCTGAACTCTGTCGGCTTCCTCACGCTGTCAACATGGAGACATTTACTCACCAAAGG AGGCCAGTAACGCGCTCCTACAGTTTTGGGGACACACCAACCAGGAGTGCTACTTTCCACGCTTTAACCCAGAACACAGAGCACCAGGAAAAGGAGGGGTCGCCACGACGACGACGCATAACCGTTG CTTCATATATGCCGTCTATTCCTTCTAAGGATCAGAATGGAAACTTCCCTGAGAAG GACGTTGACAGGCAAGTGGCCAAATGTCTTCGGGAGCTGAACACAGATGAAGTCTGCCAATGGTTCACTAGTATTGGACTACAGAAATGTCTTCCTTTCATCAGag AAGTAAAACTGTGTGGCGCAGATATTGCTTTGGTGGATGTGAAGACTCTGGACATCCTGCATATCGCCACACTGGAAGATAGGGAGCTGCTACTGTCGGCCATTTATAATGAGCTGCACCCCCCCAGCAATGTCACCCAGAGGCTCAACTCTCTGCTTG AATCCTTAGGCCCTAATAACGTTGAGACATTCACTGCAACATTAGCGTCAATGAGCAAATCTAAGTCCTCTCCTCATGTGAGCTGCCTGAGAATGAATCGGCGTTCCCTCAATCTCAG AAACAACAGCCAAAACTACAAGGTGCAGAGGAATTCTCAACTGATAGAGATTACTATTAATG AATCTGAGCGGATAGTTCATCTCAGAACTCCAAAGGAAACAACAGTGGGAAAAATCATGGAGTCATGCATCAAAATGTTGGGAATGACAGAAGATAAGAGCCTTTTCATACTGAAAGAAAACCAAG GTTCATCAGAGGAGCTCCCACCAGATCAGCAGATTGGGAATCTACTGACACTGACATCAGAGAACAGACAATTGGAGCTCCATTTGAGTAAAAGG GAGAAGTCCTCAGGTATTGATTCACACAAAAATCCAGAACTCAACAGTTCTAATGAGAACAgcaatgtcaacaaaaatgtggagGTAAACCAGCTAGCTAAAGAAGAGAGGATCAAGGAGCTAAACCAACAGGTGGACTCGCTACAAAATGTTATCCTTCAG GTCCAGGAGCTCCACCACGGTCTTGTGGCATTTTGCTCAGAGATAAAGAACATGGATGGAGATTTGGATGTAGACAGGCTCGGCTCTGCGGAGCTGATGCAGAGGCTGGAGTTGGTTAAAAGCCAACTCCATGAGAAGAGGCAGAGCCTGCAGACCCTCAGAGACAACATTAACAACTCCATGGCTCACAAGAAGAA ACAGTTGGATGTTCGTCTCTTGGAAAAGATGAAGCTGAACTGCCATGTGTTTAAGGAGGAGATTTCCATGGTACATCTCAACCGGCAGGCGGCTCACCTCCAAAATGCTTTGCAAGAAAGCTATGTTAAG GAGAAAGCTCGGAAAAAGGGTTTGGACATTGGTAGCCTGAGCCAGCTGGTGTCACAGCAGTCTCCTGCCATGCTACTGGTTGTACAGGAGAACCACAACTCCGATGGCCATTATGGCTTTACGTGTCGCTACAGAGAAGATAGCGGACTAGTGGTGGTCAAGGCGGACAACTCTCACCTCTGTGTGGATGACaggtaa